One genomic region from Manis pentadactyla isolate mManPen7 chromosome 12, mManPen7.hap1, whole genome shotgun sequence encodes:
- the LOC118920750 gene encoding olfactory receptor 7D4-like has protein sequence MEAGNNTNVPQFLLLGLSEDPELKPVLFGLFLSMHLVIVLGNLLIILAIGSDPHLHTPMYFFLSQLSCVDICFTSTTVPKMLVNIQTQRKDISYIGCLTQVYFCMVFAGLDNFLLTVMAYDRYVAVCRPLHYTAVMNPRLCGLLVLACWFTVSSVSLLHTLLMVRLTFCAGTEIPHFFCELGQVLTAACSDALINDITLYVATALLCVFPLTGVLFSYSQIVSSIARMPSTEGRYKAFSTCVSHLSVVSLFYGTGLGVYLSTAVTHSPQRSSIASVMYTVVTPMLNPFIYTLRNKDVKGALGRLLS, from the coding sequence ATGGAAGCAGGAAACAATACAAATGTACCCCaattcctcctcctgggcctATCAGAGGATCCGGAACTGAAGCCTGTCCTCTTTGGCCTCTTCCTGTCCATGCACCTGGTCATcgtcctggggaacctgctcatcatcctggccatcggctctgacccccacctccacacccccatgtacttcttcctgtccCAGCTGTCCTGTGTGGATATCTGCTTCACCTCCACCACCGTCCCCaagatgctggtgaacatccagacacagagaaaagacatCTCCTACATAGGATGCCTCACTCAGGTGTATTTCTGTATGGTATTTGCCGGGCTGGACAACTTCCTCCTGaccgtgatggcctatgaccggtaCGTTGCCGTCTGCCGCCCCCTGCACTACACGGCCGTCATGAACCCCCGGCTCTGTGGGCTCCTGGTCCTTGCGTGTTGGTTCACCGTTTCCTCGGTCTCCCTGCTTCATACTCTACTGATGGTGCGGCTGACCTTCTGTGCAGGCACTGAGATCCCGCACTTCTTCTGTGAGCTGGGGCAGGTTCTCACGGCGGCCTGCTCTGATGCCCTCATCAATGACATCACCTTGTATGTGGCCACTGCTCTACTGTGTGTGTTTCCTCTCACCGGAGTCCTGTTCTCTTACTCTCAGATCGTGTCCTCCATAGCAAGGATGCCCTCCACGGAGGGCAGGTATAAAGCATTTTCCACGTGTGTGTCTCACCTGTCTGTGGTCTCCTTGTTCTATGGGACAGGCCTGGGGGTCTACCTCAGCACTGCTGTGACCCATTCTCCACAGAGGAGCTCGATTGCCTCAGTGATGTACACGGTGgtcacccccatgctgaaccccttcatttaCACCCTACGGAACAAGGACGTGAAGGGGGCCCTGGGAAGGCTCCTAAGTTAA